The Allocoprobacillus halotolerans nucleotide sequence AATAAATGCTATAATAAAAGGGAATCAAGGAGGATAAGAAAATGGCAAAAATTATCGCAGTTAATGCTGGTAGTTCATCATTAAAATTCCAATTATTTGAAATGGATGATGAATCAGTAATTACTTCTGGAGTGATTGAAAGAATTGGTTTAGAAGATTCTATTTTTACAATTAAATTCAATGGTGAAAAAGATGTGCGTACTTTACCTATTCCAACACATAAAGAAGCTGTTCATTTATTGTTAGATACATTATTAGAGAAAAATATCGTTTCTTCATTAGAAGATATTAAAGGTGTTGGGCATAGAGTTGTTCAAGGTGGTTCTTATTTTAAAGAATCAGCAATTATTGATGAAGATGTTGTCAGCAAAATTGATGAATTAAAATCTTTAGCACCTTTACATAACCCTGCTCATTTAACAGGTTATTATGCATTTAAAGAAGCAATCCCTAGTGCAGGAGCTGTGGCTGTCTTTGATACAGCTTTCCATCAAACACTTGAACCAAGATGTTATATTTACCCTATTCCATATAAATTCTATACAGATTATAAAGTGAGAAAATATGGAGCACATGGAACTTCTCATTACTATGTTTCTCAAAAAGTCATTGAAAAACTTGGAAACCCTGAACATTCTAAAATTATCGTTGCTCACTTAGGAGCTGGTGGTTCTTTAACAGCTGTTAAAGATGGAAAATCTATTAATACATCTATGGGATTTACACCTCTTGCTGGAATCATGATGGGAACACGTAGTGGAGATTTGGATCCTTCTATCATTGATTACTTGATTGAACAAGTTGGTATGGATATGAAAGATGTTATTCATATGTTAAATAAAGAATCTGGATTATTAGGTGTTTCAGGTGTATCAAGTGACTTTAGAGATGTTTTAAATGCAGCGAATGAAGGTAATGAAAGAGCAAAATTAGCAATTGATATTTTCTTTAGACGTGTTATCGCTTATATTGGTAGATATTTTATAGCTTTAGGTGGTTGTGATGCGATTGCTTTCACTGCTGGTATTGGAGAAAACTCTGCTTATGCAAGAAAAGAAATCTTATCATTAGTCAGTGAAGCATTAGGAATTGTTGTGGATGATGATGCAAATGAAAATGGTGAAGGTGAACGTTTAATTTCTAAACCTGAATCAAAAATCAAAGTTTATGTTATTCCAACAAATGAAGAACTTGTCATCGCTAGAGATACAAAACGTTTATTAAACTTATAATAAAATAAGCATAGATTAAAAAAAGATGCAAGACTACTTGCATCTTTTTTGTTTACATTTGTTTTTGTTTTCTATCTCTATACATAATGACTAATATAAGGATGAAACATCCTCCTAATACAATAAGATGATTTATGAAATCAGAAGAATCATCTGTTTGAACAATTGTCACAGGTATTTTTTCATTTTCATACGCTAAACGATAAACTTTTCCTATTCCTTCAAGATGATCATCCAATACAATAGAAATCACCTGAGTAGAAAGCTGATAGCCTTCAGGTGCCTTTGTTTCTTTGATATAGACAGTCTGTCCATATTCTAAATCTTCAAAAGTCACTGTTCCCTGAATATTATTGGCTTTGACTGTCTGTAAAGCTTTTTGACATTTTGAATCACTATAAAGTGTAAATTCAAAGTCTTTATAAAGAATGTTCTTTTTTGTCTGACTATCAATCTTATCAATCACAATGTCCGTTAAGATACGTTGATCAGTCATAGTCAACAACATATCCTTTTGTCCATTGACTGTAAATGTGACAGGTTTAGCTACTTGATACCCTTTAGGTGTTTCTATTTCCAACACAGTATAAGTTTCACCAGCCATTAATCCTTCAACATAATGAACATTCTCATCACTTACCCACTGATTAACAATATTCTTGGTTTTGTTGTTGATAACCTGAAGGGTTGCTCCTTTCACTAGATTTCCAAGTTCATCTTTCTTTATGATGCCTACTGCCGTATCAATCATTTCGATATGCTGATTCTTATCAGCAGTAACAATAAATTCAATGTCTTGTGCCAAGTTCTTGCCTACCGGTGCTAAATCTTCATGCAAGATATATGTCTTGCCTACGACAAGATTATTGATTTCATGACTTTCTTTTGTTGAAATCCATTCATCAATGACTTCATCTGTTGCCTTGTCAACCACCTGCATGGATGCACCTTCAATTTCCTTGCCACCTGCATCAATCTTAGAGAAAATCACTTTCTTGTCAATCATGACGAAATTCATATCTTCATTTTCCTTGACAGTGAACTCTACTTCATTGGCTCTTGCATAGCCATCTGGTGTCTTGATTTCACGTAAGATATAGGTTTGACCTACTCTTAATCCTTCTACGTCATGAGTATTCTCATCAGTTATCCATTGATCGATAATGTCTTTTGTTTTGACACTAACAACCTGAAGTGTTGCTCCTTTGACATTGTTTCCAGTGTCATCTATCTTCTTCACAGCAACTCTTGTATCTTTCATGACGATTGTTTGCTTGTTTTCAGTCATTGTGAACGGTACATCTTTCGCATAAGTATAACCTAGTGGTGTCAAATCTTCACGATAGATATAATCCTTTCCCATCACTAATCCCTTGACAACATGAGTTCTGCCATTGCTTGTCCACTGATCAATGATTTCATTGGTTTTAGCATCCATCACTGAATATTCTCCACCTTTGAGTTCTTGACCACCTAAATCCTGTTTAGAAAAATATGTTTCTGTCAATCTGTTTTTCACAGTTTTTTCCACTGTATATTCCTTTATTGTATTGTCTTTGATAGTAAATTCAAAGATAATCGGTTCATCCAAAAGCACATATCCATCCACTGTTGCGATTTCTTCAACCTTGTAGCTGGCTCCTTGTGTTCCTAATGGCAAGTCTACAAGTTCAAGCTTTCCACTTTCATCTATCATATAGATGCCATCAGTCGCAATACCTATATTGACTGGATCACCTTTTTTGTAGATGCTCTTTCCAGTTGCAGGATCGACAATATCCTGATTGGCTGTGACCTTGAATGTTGCACCACCTACTGCTGTATCTTCATCTTTTTCAAATGCCTTATGAAGAATCAAATGTCCTGTTGGCTTTTCATCAACAAATGATACTTCAATGACTGGCTGAAAATCTTCATCAAAAGTGATGTCCTTGTTGTCAGAAGAAATATTGACTTTTATATCATCTCCAACAAGGAATCCTTCAGGTGTTTTCAATTCCTCAATGGTATATTTTCCTGCTTCTATCATGTTATCAAGAACAACATATCCTTTATCATCTGTTGTCCATTCATCTTTATAGACAAGACCAACTTTCTGTTTGACATAGTTTCCTTGACTATCCTTTAGCTTAAATGTAGCATTTGATAAAGTTACTTTTTGTCCATTTTCATCCATTTTTAAGACTTTTAGCCACGCCTTGAATGGTGCATTGTTGACCATGCGATATTCTATTTCCTTATCTTCATCAATAGTTATAAAAAAATCACCTGAAGGATAATAATTTTCAGGTGTCTTTGTTTCTTTGATTTGATAAATGCCATAAGGAAGATCAATGGATGTATCACGACCTGTCTTATCTGTAACTAACACATCATAA carries:
- a CDS encoding acetate/propionate family kinase, whose protein sequence is MAKIIAVNAGSSSLKFQLFEMDDESVITSGVIERIGLEDSIFTIKFNGEKDVRTLPIPTHKEAVHLLLDTLLEKNIVSSLEDIKGVGHRVVQGGSYFKESAIIDEDVVSKIDELKSLAPLHNPAHLTGYYAFKEAIPSAGAVAVFDTAFHQTLEPRCYIYPIPYKFYTDYKVRKYGAHGTSHYYVSQKVIEKLGNPEHSKIIVAHLGAGGSLTAVKDGKSINTSMGFTPLAGIMMGTRSGDLDPSIIDYLIEQVGMDMKDVIHMLNKESGLLGVSGVSSDFRDVLNAANEGNERAKLAIDIFFRRVIAYIGRYFIALGGCDAIAFTAGIGENSAYARKEILSLVSEALGIVVDDDANENGEGERLISKPESKIKVYVIPTNEELVIARDTKRLLNL
- a CDS encoding SpaA isopeptide-forming pilin-related protein; this encodes MDKHKHFMKLKKFILFMLSCLFTLNIGEVYGATYKMNTYNYLAGVLAKGGVKLNDGTILEESTYSEGKTVLLTDNGQYFYCLEHGKSIHDGTQYTPTDTIDLIEEAQKNTYLTASQKEILISRVLSLAPTKINVSFNNSGSLKKVKGNAYQWLAAQIIVWEIMVGERYANGGYRGVTTSGATSTYDSFEWKDTTTQSKVKSYYDSYSETLVSWGKIPSFSATNAGLAKTYEMNEFDGSHYYIELKDNNDILNQYDFKGTGLSFDKNGSVLKVTANDSFDDTRIVSGTNDLDLNKKQLLCLDDSGNYQKVAIAGELDEALPSAFFKVKIGTANLKIAKKDNKGHFISDVQFKVSYNGNMSQSLGTYTTGKDGTVTIENLKPTTIYVQEVKVPDYLVLDSTVHSVELKAGQTASFTQTNNWKQGYIQVVKKDRKTGQIVKQAGIKFEILSGSNVITTISTNAEGVAKSGLLDYGTYTIREKEAPQNYVIATLEQSQGITDNGKTYSIEVYNEPVLGKIELLKQDKETGNTAQGDATLKDAQYVLKANDNILNPADGSVLYKKDEVISQKTVGNGVWGDTGIKKTDDNAKITWSNLPMGSYRIEETKSSTGYLLDDPQIVTLTSSNATQQLVIKNVISYEQVIKGKLEIAKMTSDGTSGVVQGLAGVEFTIKLYSDVQKNGWDQAKTYDVLVTDKTGRDTSIDLPYGIYQIKETKTPENYYPSGDFFITIDEDKEIEYRMVNNAPFKAWLKVLKMDENGQKVTLSNATFKLKDSQGNYVKQKVGLVYKDEWTTDDKGYVVLDNMIEAGKYTIEELKTPEGFLVGDDIKVNISSDNKDITFDEDFQPVIEVSFVDEKPTGHLILHKAFEKDEDTAVGGATFKVTANQDIVDPATGKSIYKKGDPVNIGIATDGIYMIDESGKLELVDLPLGTQGASYKVEEIATVDGYVLLDEPIIFEFTIKDNTIKEYTVEKTVKNRLTETYFSKQDLGGQELKGGEYSVMDAKTNEIIDQWTSNGRTHVVKGLVMGKDYIYREDLTPLGYTYAKDVPFTMTENKQTIVMKDTRVAVKKIDDTGNNVKGATLQVVSVKTKDIIDQWITDENTHDVEGLRVGQTYILREIKTPDGYARANEVEFTVKENEDMNFVMIDKKVIFSKIDAGGKEIEGASMQVVDKATDEVIDEWISTKESHEINNLVVGKTYILHEDLAPVGKNLAQDIEFIVTADKNQHIEMIDTAVGIIKKDELGNLVKGATLQVINNKTKNIVNQWVSDENVHYVEGLMAGETYTVLEIETPKGYQVAKPVTFTVNGQKDMLLTMTDQRILTDIVIDKIDSQTKKNILYKDFEFTLYSDSKCQKALQTVKANNIQGTVTFEDLEYGQTVYIKETKAPEGYQLSTQVISIVLDDHLEGIGKVYRLAYENEKIPVTIVQTDDSSDFINHLIVLGGCFILILVIMYRDRKQKQM